A genomic window from Candidatus Edwardsbacteria bacterium includes:
- a CDS encoding T9SS type A sorting domain-containing protein — translation MRKYIFIISLIVLAAAAANAAAPSITLTTLWPDTSFTGPFTVRTVVKCDEGLGYVALGFSFNPTSGPWGWPYNSWLDPNDSWIEEYTQVGDTFYFDIPAIPVGMETPVEVAYSVWADNASYTGTTEDPGNNDYYSFINTIYSPQYSNVSALRDTFYNGPFVVKANITTLYGDSVANDYIYNDITGSIPRDSLGADGFYYYSIPRNAGNTKTPVTYKWFMAAYDTMGNWAQYPTKRDTMNHFQIIDPWPYNTQLIADTDQLGPFPVWTSFNSEGDVINDSLCLYDYGMGMWLSYPRDSLAGGLYYYTIPSQNYPVVNPVTINWYIRATDSMTGNYSNQPVTAPGVSYNFRIFDWTPPQVTNTTTWKDTSFTGPFPVYTQVTDSSGISQVRLYYRVKPFVSSDTTWSYIPMSPTGSANEYMGSIPPQYPGTMVQYYVSGRDGALDQAGQPIWNTGYYPTGGSQTPWHFFVGEHKYKMLLVNDALPANDYGQYYLTSMDTTGVLYGYWDNRKADALSVLGNFNVLVWFTGDDSLTTLTQTERDSLSAFLDRGGNLLLSSKNLGQNVSDTAVFYNSYLKADFDNFNVATAYITSIGQVALPISHGTPDTLAIMTTGTAGNYKSMDRMFPLAGAESVFQFKTIGGSGVIRCSTAVYKSVFSSVPLEAVASNTAGKLSRTEFIARSLRWFGITAFYKVDGEPEALVFGKTAILNQARPNPFTSNTSISYALPTASRVALRVYNIVGQEIATLCDEEQAAGMHEVSWNGLDRSGRKVSNGVYLYRLTTGNQSLTKKMVKVK, via the coding sequence ATGCGCAAATATATTTTTATAATTTCCTTGATCGTTCTGGCCGCCGCCGCCGCCAACGCCGCCGCTCCGTCCATCACTTTGACCACCCTGTGGCCGGACACCAGTTTTACCGGGCCTTTCACCGTCAGGACGGTGGTAAAATGCGACGAAGGCTTGGGCTATGTTGCACTTGGCTTCAGTTTCAACCCCACCAGCGGTCCTTGGGGCTGGCCGTATAACAGTTGGCTCGATCCCAACGACAGCTGGATCGAGGAATACACCCAAGTGGGGGACACTTTCTATTTTGACATCCCCGCCATCCCGGTAGGTATGGAGACGCCGGTAGAGGTTGCCTATTCGGTTTGGGCTGATAACGCTTCTTATACCGGCACCACCGAAGATCCGGGAAACAATGATTACTATAGTTTTATCAATACCATTTATTCCCCTCAGTATAGCAATGTCAGCGCCCTCCGGGATACGTTTTACAACGGACCCTTTGTGGTCAAGGCCAACATCACCACCCTTTACGGCGATTCGGTGGCCAATGATTACATTTACAATGATATCACCGGAAGCATTCCCCGGGACAGCCTGGGGGCCGACGGTTTCTACTATTACAGTATTCCCAGGAATGCCGGCAACACTAAGACGCCGGTGACATACAAATGGTTCATGGCCGCCTACGACACCATGGGCAACTGGGCCCAGTATCCCACCAAGCGCGACACCATGAATCATTTCCAGATCATCGACCCCTGGCCGTACAACACCCAGCTGATAGCCGATACCGACCAACTGGGGCCCTTCCCAGTATGGACCAGCTTTAACAGCGAAGGGGATGTGATCAACGATTCGCTTTGCCTGTACGACTACGGAATGGGGATGTGGCTTTCCTATCCTCGTGACAGCCTGGCCGGAGGTCTGTATTACTATACCATTCCATCGCAGAATTATCCGGTGGTGAACCCGGTAACGATCAACTGGTATATCAGGGCCACCGACAGCATGACCGGAAATTACTCCAACCAGCCGGTCACCGCTCCGGGGGTCAGCTATAATTTCAGGATATTCGATTGGACCCCGCCCCAGGTAACCAATACCACCACCTGGAAGGATACCTCTTTTACCGGGCCCTTCCCGGTGTACACCCAAGTGACGGATAGCTCCGGAATATCCCAGGTTAGACTTTATTACCGGGTGAAACCATTCGTCTCCAGCGACACCACCTGGAGCTATATTCCCATGTCTCCCACCGGCAGCGCCAACGAATACATGGGCTCCATCCCGCCCCAGTACCCCGGCACCATGGTGCAGTATTATGTCAGCGGCCGTGACGGCGCCCTGGACCAGGCCGGGCAGCCCATCTGGAATACCGGCTATTATCCGACCGGCGGATCGCAGACCCCCTGGCATTTCTTTGTAGGCGAGCACAAGTATAAGATGCTCCTGGTCAACGACGCCCTGCCGGCCAACGATTACGGTCAGTACTATCTGACCTCGATGGATACCACCGGCGTTCTCTACGGCTACTGGGACAACCGCAAGGCCGATGCCCTGTCGGTGCTCGGCAACTTCAATGTGCTGGTCTGGTTCACCGGCGACGACAGCCTGACCACCCTGACCCAGACGGAGAGAGACAGCCTGTCGGCCTTTTTGGACCGGGGAGGCAATCTTTTATTGTCCTCCAAGAACCTGGGCCAGAATGTCAGCGACACCGCGGTATTTTACAATTCTTATCTTAAGGCCGATTTTGATAATTTTAACGTGGCCACAGCTTATATCACCTCCATCGGTCAGGTGGCCCTGCCCATCAGCCATGGCACCCCGGATACTCTGGCTATCATGACTACTGGAACGGCCGGAAACTACAAGTCCATGGACCGGATGTTTCCGCTGGCCGGGGCAGAATCGGTGTTCCAGTTCAAGACCATCGGGGGCTCAGGCGTGATCAGGTGTTCGACAGCCGTTTACAAATCCGTATTTTCCTCAGTGCCTCTGGAGGCGGTGGCCTCCAACACAGCTGGCAAGCTGTCACGGACCGAGTTCATCGCCCGGTCGCTGAGATGGTTCGGTATTACCGCCTTCTACAAGGTGGATGGCGAACCTGAGGCGTTGGTCTTCGGCAAAACAGCCATTTTAAACCAGGCCAGGCCCAATCCGTTCACCAGCAATACCTCCATCTCCTATGCCTTGCCCACTGCCTCCCGGGTGGCTTTGAGGGTCTACAACATAGTGGGGCAGGAGATCGCCACCCTGTGCGACGAGGAGCAGGCTGCCGGCATGCATGAGGTTTCCTGGAACGGCCTGGACCGCAGTGGCAGAAAAGTGTCCAACGGGGTCTATCTCTACCGCCTGACCACCGGTAACCAAAGCCTGACCAAGAAAATGGTGAAGGTCAAATAA